One genomic window of Trichosurus vulpecula isolate mTriVul1 chromosome X, mTriVul1.pri, whole genome shotgun sequence includes the following:
- the C1GALT1C1 gene encoding C1GALT1-specific chaperone 1 produces the protein MLFESSSFLKGMMLGSIFCALVTMLGHIRIGHENITHHEHHHLQALSKEDFLKISEAERMELVKSIRVYCMILVKPKDVGRWAAVKDTWTKHCDKVEFFCTESIKVFESINLETNDMWTMMRKAYKYAYDKYKDEYNWFFLARPTTFAVIENLKFFLLKRDATQPFYIGHTVKSGELEYVDIEGGIVLSIESIKRLNSLLSDPEKCPEQGGMIWKVSEDKQLAVCLKYSGVFAENAEDSEGKDVFNTKSVGFLIKEAMSNNPQQVVEGCCSDMAVTFNDLAPNQMHVMMYGVYRLRAYGHTFNDALVFLPPNGSDND, from the coding sequence atgctttttgaaagcAGTTCATTTTTGAAGGGTATGATGCTTGGAAGCATTTTCTGTGCTTTGGTTACTATGCTAGGACACATTAGGATTGGTCATGAAAATATAACTCATCACGAGCACCATCACCTCCAAGCACTTAGCAAAGAAGACTTTCTGAAAATTTCCGAAGCTGAACGCATGGAACTTGTTAAGAGTATTCGTGTATACTGTATGATACTTGTCAAACCCAAAGATGTGGGTCGTTGGGCAGCCGTGAAAGACACTTGGACCAAACACTGTGACAAAGTAGAGTTCTTCTGTACTGAAAGTATTAAGGTGTTTGAGTCGATTAATCTTGAAACAAATGACATGTGGACAATGATGAGAAAAGCATATAAATATGCTTATGATAAGTATAAAGATGAATACAACTGGTTCTTCCTTGCCCGACCTACTACATTTGCTGTAATTGAAAATTTGAAGTTTTTCTTGTTGAAAAGAGACGCAACACAACCATTTTATATAGGCCATACTGTAAAATCTGGAGAGCTTGAGTATGTGGATATTGAAGGAGGAATTGTCTTAAGTATAGAATCAATAAAAAGACTGAACAGCCTTCTCAGTGACCCCGAAAAGTGTCCTGAACAAGGAGGTATGATTTGGAAGGTATCTGAAGATAAGCAGCTAGCAGTCTGCTTGAAATATTCTGGAGTGTTTGCAGAAAATGCCGAAGATTCTGAAGGAAAAGATGTATTTAACACCAAATCAGTTGGGTTTCTTATTAAAGAGGCAATGTCTAATAACCCCCAGCAAGTAGTAGAAGGATGCTGTTCAGACATGGCTGTCACTTTTAATGACCTAGCTCCAAACCAGATGCACGTGATGATGTATGGCGTATACCGGCTTAGGGCATATGGACATACTTTTAATGACGCATTAGTTTTCTTACCTCCAAATGGGTCAGACAACGACTGA